The window ACATGGAGATTCCACAAGGTTTAATGACACCTAATGGAAATCTAGTATGCAAATTTAGGAAGTCACTATATGGTTTAAAACAAGCTAGCAGACAATGGTCTGACAAATTGACAAAGTCTCTGCATTCTAGGGGCTTTAGACGTTCAGCTAGTGATTACTCACAGTCTACAAGAAACAAGGGAACTCGACAGTCTTTGTAGctgtttatgtagatgatgtaaTTCTTACAGGTACCAACTTGGAGGAAATTACAGAACTGAAGGCTTTCCTACATAAGCAATTTAAAATAAAGGATCTTGGGAAGTTACACTACTTCTTGGGGCTAGAAATGTTGTACAAGTCTTATGGAGTACTGATTTGCCAGAGAAAATTCATTATAGACCTACTGAAAGAGTATGATTGCTTGACATATTCCCCTATTAGCTCTCACTTGATTCTACCATTAAATTAAGAAGTGATGAGGGAACCTTGTTGTCTGGCCCACAGTCCTACAGGAAGCTAGTTGGGAAGTTAAATTTCTTAGCAAATACAAGACTGGATATTGCCTACAGTGTCTAACATTTGAGCCAGTTTATGTAGGCAACAAGGGAACCTCACCTAAAAGCTGTTGTACATGTTCTTAGATACTTGAAGAAAGATCCTACTTTGGGGATATTTTTGTCCGATGACCCTAGCTATATTGTAAATGCATATTGTGACTCGGATTGGGCTGTTTGTCGTGATTCAAGAAGATCTGTGAGTGGATACATTGTGTTGCTTGGGGATAGCCCTATTAGTTGGAAGTCAATGAAACAAACTACTGTCTCACTATCTTTTGCAGAAGCAGAGTATAGGTCAATCAGGAAAGTTGTTGGTGAGTTGGCATGGATAAAGAGATTGCTAGAAGAGCTGACAGTCATGTGTACCAATCCCATAACTGTATTTTGTGACAATCAAGCAGCTGTTCATATTACAAGAAATCCTGTATTCCATGAGAGGACAAAGCATATCGATGGGGATTGCCACTTTATCCGGGATAAGATACAAGATGAGCTAGTCGAACTACATCACATTTCCAACTATGCTCAATTGGCTGACATCTTAACAAATGCCCTCACATGAGTTAAACACTCTGATCTTCCCAGCAAGTTGGCAGTGAGTTCCACACCTCCAACTTGAGAGGGGTATTGAGAATAATTAATGTAATATTTATGTGTATACGCAGTTGAGTTAGTTAGCCATGTAGTAGTTAGTTAGCTATGTAGTTGAGTTAGTTAGAGTGACATTTTTATAATTAGTAGTCATGTTTTAATTCTCTCTTAGACACTCGCGTATATACACTTCTCAGACATGGAAATAATACACAATTTCATTTTCTCCAATTCTTCTAATCTCTAGAACCTTCTCTGAAGCTCGGCTAGGTTCATCAATGGAGAAATGTCGATTGTTCTGATCTCCATCTTCAACGGTTAGCATTATTTGAGTTATTAATATTAATGgttataaaacttattggagcattcaaaagttctaagtccaaccttgaaataataccttaaaagataaaattatgaaaaaatttaagaaatatttataaattacatcacaataagtatgtttatatattaaatatatttagaatttctatatatatattgtcgggttggtttggtttcgatttgACTTTATTTAGTTAAAACTAAACCAGACTAATTATGATcgggttttttttccaacaccaaatcaaatcaaaccgaaTCATAGTCGaatttttttctcggtttgactcgaattatcggatTAGTACGGTTTGTCGGTTTCTTTTGTACACCCCTTTCTGACGGTCTTACTATTTGGTCTTTCACTGATTCAAGGACGTCAAAGCCTAATTAATTTCAATTTCCTTCATCATTTATTCCAGAATTCCAACAATCTGATCAATTagtttgagttgtttttggtctTAAAGAAAATTTTAGTCAAGCATTTTTTTTACGCGCAATATACACAAGTtctcgtaaaaaaaaaaaaaaaaaaaaacttttctcgAGTAACTACTAGTATGAGATTAACAAGTAACACACATGGAGTAAATATATACAACCAATATTAATCTCGACATTTTAGCCGATAaattgtatatataaaatacACCTTTTAGCcaataaatataattaattttggcCGACGGTCCTATTTACATTTTGCTCATTTAACTTCACCCAAACGGTTATTTGAGCTCTTATCTGTAAATCGTCCATacttgaaagaaaaagaaaaaaaaacttattgCACGAAAAAAGTCGCACTTTTCCACTATGCAACATGGGTAGATTTCATGAAATCTACATTGAATGCCCAAAACAAGATTGTCAAAATCTAGAAAATTAAATTAGCATTAATTGGGCAGTCTAGCTAGTACCACTATAAAAAAGCCATAAAGTTGTAACTCAAGGCATTCAGCTAACTTCTTAGTCTTTGAATTAAAACTTTTTGAAATGAATTTCATCCCTCACTCAgccttaaaatttctattttaaaaaaaagtacaaATTACTAAGTAAAACAAAATGTCAAGGAAACATGGGTCTGCAATTTTATGGGTCATGTTTTTGGCCTTGTTTACTATTCAAATAACTAATGCTGCTATTTACAATGTTGGAGATGGCAATGGCTGGACTTTTGGTGCTAGTAACTGGCCTAATGGCAAGAATTTCAAAGCTGGCGATGTGCTTGGTATGAAACTACTTGTACCCATTATTGTGCCTTTTATTTACATGtcacaatcttttttttttttaaataaaaaaaaagttacatcaCAGAAGTGCTTATTTATCAAAGTGAGATAGTATGTTAAAGAAAAATAACTGTTTATGTCGGATTAAATAGGAGTTTATGTAGTGTTTATTACTTCCATGACATTaacaaacctttttttttttcttgcagTATTCAAATATCCTAAAGGTGTTCACAATGTGGTGATAGTGAACAAGGCTAATTATGGTAGTTGTAACGCTTCTGGGAAAATACTTAGTTCTGGAAATGATAGAGTAACTCTTGGCAAAGGCACATACTATTTTATTTGCGGCATTCCTGGTCATTGTAATGGTGGCCAAAAGATTTCAGTTACTGCTAagtaaaaaatcaaataaataaataaataaataaataaataaataaataatatgttgCTTTCTTCCCATTGTTTTTTATTTATCTCTTCATTTCTATATTTTGAAGAATGAAATAACAACTTATAAtttaatctcttttttttttaaattcaagtaCTCCACAAGCAAAAAATTATCTATATGGATCATGAAATAAAACATTCTACATCATTGGTACACCAAAGTACAACAATTGGAATGAATTAATACTACTagatttaattttgataaatgcagtttaatttgaaataaattaattGGCGGTAACAGCAGCCTTGACGCCATTAGAACAGTGTGGTCCGATTGTACAAATGAAGTATTGCGTTCCTTGTACAAGTGTTACTTTGTCGTCTCCTGAACTAAAAACTTGTCCTCCAGTACCATCGCAAGCGTCAAATCCTGCCTTGCTCACTTTCACCACGTTGTGCATCCCAGCCATGTATTTAAATTCTGTATTTTAGGAAAGAAAAACGAAATAGAGAAACGATAATTTTTGTCAAATATATAGATGCACATTTTCATTATTATTTGAATATAAAAAGTATGTTTATGAATGCTTACCAATGACATCGCCAACCTTGAAAGTCTGGCCATTAGGCCAACCATTCATGTTGAAACCCCAACCATTAGCGCCACCAGCAGGAAATGTAGCTGCACTTGAAATGCTGGTTTGAAGTAAGACGCATAGCATCACAGCTGCGGCAATAATTGTGGCTCTGTTTCCTCCTGACATTTTTTAAGAATGAATATATTAAATAGATACGCAAAAGGATTATTTTATAAAAGAAAGGCTCTTAGTGTTGTTGTGCCAATTGAATGAGAATTTAGACCCTTTTTATAGGGAACTTCTTGTACCATTTGACTCACTATTCATTGGATTTGGAATATCTACTGTTTTACTATTATCTGCAAATTTGTTAACAACCTGCCAAAATCATAATCTTCGAAGTTTTTCATtgtaaaaaattaaagaatcttTATTTTTATGATAAGTCAATAAAATATTAGTACAAAAGAAAATGGGAAAAAATTGATAGAGTTTCCGAAGAGGCAAAAGTGAGTAGGATTACCGAAGGAAATGTTAcagaaagaaaaggggaaaaatgATATAGTTTCCAAATAAGCAAAAGTGACATAGATATCATTTGCAATTTAAAGGTAATATACAGGTGTTGAAGTTTTATTTACTTTTAACAAATTTTAATTTAGAGTTTACTGTGTAGGCACTTATTGGATTGAGCTAACACAAGGGCTACATAAACGTTTAGTACATATTGGATTGGCCCAAATAAATATATGGATCAATAATCCAAGTATCCAACTACGTTGAGTTGGATCAACTAGTTCGGCTATAcaaaatgaattagaaaaatgataaaagtatagccgctttcaaaataatagcaaaaataaatgtatattttttgtatatatatatatatatatattttgtatgttatatacaaaaattatacatatataaaaattatataagttTTATACGTTTTTCCAGTTATccaatataaatagtttctggcgggCATAAAGTGAAAAAAAAGCTCACGAATACGTTAAATCAAGCCAAATGACACTTGTCATTTCCAAAAGGTCAAACTTTTATCACGTGTCAAGTAACGTAGTATTCTTAGTGGACTTGATGGCTAA of the Nicotiana tabacum cultivar K326 chromosome 7, ASM71507v2, whole genome shotgun sequence genome contains:
- the LOC107770260 gene encoding basic blue protein-like, giving the protein MSRKHGSAILWVMFLALFTIQITNAAIYNVGDGNGWTFGASNWPNGKNFKAGDVLVFKYPKGVHNVVIVNKANYGSCNASGKILSSGNDRVTLGKGTYYFICGIPGHCNGGQKISVTAK
- the LOC107770259 gene encoding basic blue protein-like, which codes for MSGGNRATIIAAAVMLCVLLQTSISSAATFPAGGANGWGFNMNGWPNGQTFKVGDVIEFKYMAGMHNVVKVSKAGFDACDGTGGQVFSSGDDKVTLVQGTQYFICTIGPHCSNGVKAAVTAN